A portion of the Blastochloris tepida genome contains these proteins:
- the cas3g gene encoding type I-G CRISPR-associated helicase/endonuclease Cas3g, whose product MTATLGADDFATFFGDIHGSPPFPWQVSLLRQVARDGHWPALLDLPTGSGKTAALDVAVFHLALEADEGATRRAPLRIAFVVDRRLIVDDVHGRARRIAEALAQPQTETVARVAARLKRIAGEDRPPLQVARLRGGVPREDDWARTPMQPTVLCSTVDQVGSRLLFRGYGVSDSMKPVHAGLLGSDCLILLDEAHLAEPFRQTLGHVSRYRADGWFDADLGGPAPFGVVQLSATAGESGPTPFRLGDDDRVHEVLKRRIEAPKPAALIGPAKAKAAGEDEATDDETADTEEAESTRRIATLATAVQDALKTLTERGISAPAIGVVVNRVARARSLFERLRADLKQDGIEPVLLIGPARPVEREAIAADALKPIRTGDPRTLERPLVVVATQCIEAGVDVDFDGLVTEAAPLDALRQRFGRLNRAGRAIEPFAAIVAAKRDLSPRADDPVYGPAIRAAWDYLTGLAGPARKGEAPVIDMGVSAFEVHAAETQVPAAALSPRPDAPVLMPAHLDLFSWTAPVPRTGPEIGLYLHGADRESATVTVAWRADLDPDLPDETRRLLTLVPPRAAEAIELPVSAVRRWLDAVARQARLRMDRELADVAARAGEDEPERAAASPVAFRWAGDDDRSAWIAPRDIRPGDTIVVPAEHGGVDEFGWNPAAPGPARDVAAQAAKPFAGRRFAVRIAPGLLSIPVDREDGETEAAAEARQRKEDKAREDALADALAETLGQPWEAVRDALATLDLPEDIKAALKRLEDARGRKRGKVEVYVDLYGEDDNGRPRGVVLVAPFGLKDEKPETGTDDSHPAATEDDVAGSMPGFTQVLDDHCRQVSDFAERFARGAGLAEDRIADVTLAALLHDLGKADPRFQALLAFDDPLGGDPAHLLAKSARQAPRGTAERVDLPPRWRHEALSVRLAPHHPRFAEARDPDLVLWLIGTHHGHGRPLFPHADERDATARTLPLAGNTITLPAGPGPQSLAFEHDGLDWAGLYERLKARYGVWELARFEAVLRLADHRASEAAARAATEGDAT is encoded by the coding sequence GTGACCGCGACCCTCGGCGCCGACGATTTTGCGACCTTCTTCGGCGATATCCACGGTTCCCCGCCGTTTCCGTGGCAGGTGAGCCTGCTCCGGCAGGTTGCTCGCGATGGGCATTGGCCGGCGTTGCTCGATCTGCCGACCGGCAGCGGCAAGACCGCGGCGCTCGACGTCGCGGTGTTTCACCTCGCGCTGGAGGCCGACGAGGGCGCCACACGCCGTGCGCCGCTGCGCATCGCCTTCGTGGTCGACCGCAGGCTGATCGTCGACGATGTTCATGGCCGCGCGCGCCGCATCGCCGAGGCGCTGGCGCAGCCGCAGACGGAGACGGTCGCCCGCGTTGCCGCGCGCCTGAAGCGCATTGCCGGCGAGGACCGCCCGCCGCTGCAGGTGGCGCGCCTGCGCGGCGGCGTGCCGCGCGAGGACGACTGGGCGCGCACCCCGATGCAGCCGACGGTGCTGTGCTCCACCGTCGATCAGGTCGGCTCGCGCCTGTTGTTCCGCGGCTATGGGGTGAGCGACAGCATGAAGCCGGTCCATGCCGGCCTGCTCGGGTCAGACTGCCTGATCCTGCTCGACGAAGCCCATCTCGCCGAGCCGTTCCGGCAGACGCTCGGCCATGTGTCACGCTATCGTGCTGACGGCTGGTTTGACGCCGATCTTGGTGGTCCGGCGCCGTTCGGCGTGGTGCAGCTCTCGGCGACCGCCGGCGAGAGCGGCCCGACTCCTTTCAGGCTCGGCGACGACGACAGAGTTCATGAGGTTCTGAAACGCCGCATCGAGGCCCCCAAGCCGGCGGCGCTGATCGGCCCCGCCAAGGCCAAGGCCGCGGGCGAAGACGAGGCGACCGACGACGAGACCGCCGACACGGAGGAGGCCGAGAGCACGCGGCGCATCGCCACGCTCGCCACGGCGGTCCAGGATGCGCTCAAGACATTGACGGAGCGCGGCATCAGCGCCCCGGCGATCGGGGTGGTGGTCAATCGCGTCGCGCGGGCGCGATCGCTGTTCGAGCGGCTGCGCGCAGACCTGAAGCAAGACGGCATCGAGCCGGTGCTGCTGATCGGCCCGGCGCGGCCGGTGGAGCGTGAAGCGATCGCCGCCGACGCCTTGAAGCCGATCCGCACCGGCGATCCGCGCACGCTCGAAAGGCCGCTGGTGGTGGTGGCGACGCAGTGCATCGAGGCCGGCGTCGATGTCGATTTCGACGGCCTGGTCACCGAGGCGGCGCCGCTCGACGCGCTGCGTCAGCGCTTCGGCCGGCTCAACCGCGCCGGCCGCGCGATCGAGCCGTTCGCGGCGATCGTCGCGGCCAAGCGCGATCTGTCGCCCCGTGCCGACGATCCGGTGTACGGCCCGGCCATCCGCGCCGCCTGGGACTATCTGACGGGTCTGGCGGGTCCTGCCCGAAAAGGCGAGGCGCCCGTTATCGACATGGGCGTTTCCGCGTTCGAGGTGCATGCGGCCGAGACGCAGGTTCCGGCGGCGGCGCTGTCGCCGCGCCCCGACGCGCCGGTGCTGATGCCGGCGCACCTCGACCTCTTCAGCTGGACCGCGCCGGTGCCGCGCACCGGCCCCGAAATCGGGCTTTATCTGCACGGCGCCGATCGCGAGAGCGCCACGGTGACGGTGGCGTGGCGGGCCGATCTCGATCCCGATCTGCCGGACGAGACGCGCCGGCTGCTGACGCTGGTGCCGCCGCGCGCCGCCGAGGCGATCGAACTGCCGGTCTCCGCGGTGCGCCGCTGGCTCGACGCGGTGGCGCGGCAGGCGCGGCTTCGGATGGACCGGGAGCTTGCCGACGTTGCGGCGCGGGCGGGAGAGGATGAGCCGGAGCGCGCGGCGGCATCTCCGGTCGCCTTCCGCTGGGCCGGCGACGACGACCGCTCGGCCTGGATCGCGCCGCGCGACATCCGCCCCGGCGACACCATCGTGGTGCCGGCAGAGCATGGTGGCGTCGACGAATTCGGCTGGAACCCGGCGGCACCGGGTCCGGCCCGCGACGTCGCGGCGCAAGCGGCAAAGCCGTTCGCCGGCCGGCGGTTTGCCGTGCGCATCGCGCCCGGCCTGCTGTCCATTCCGGTCGATCGGGAGGACGGCGAGACCGAGGCCGCAGCCGAAGCCCGCCAGCGCAAAGAGGACAAGGCCCGCGAAGATGCCCTCGCCGACGCCCTCGCCGAAACTTTGGGCCAGCCGTGGGAGGCCGTCCGCGATGCACTTGCCACGCTCGACCTGCCCGAAGACATCAAGGCGGCGCTGAAACGCCTCGAGGACGCCCGCGGACGCAAGCGCGGCAAGGTCGAGGTCTATGTCGACCTCTACGGCGAGGACGACAACGGCCGGCCGCGCGGCGTGGTGCTCGTCGCGCCGTTCGGGCTGAAGGACGAGAAGCCGGAGACCGGCACGGACGACAGCCACCCCGCCGCCACCGAGGACGACGTCGCCGGCTCGATGCCCGGCTTCACGCAAGTGCTCGATGACCATTGCCGGCAGGTTTCGGACTTCGCCGAACGTTTCGCCCGCGGCGCCGGCCTCGCTGAGGACCGCATCGCCGATGTCACGCTCGCAGCCCTGCTGCACGACCTCGGCAAGGCCGATCCGCGCTTCCAGGCGCTGCTCGCCTTCGACGATCCGCTCGGCGGCGATCCGGCCCACCTTCTCGCCAAGTCGGCGCGGCAGGCGCCGCGCGGCACCGCCGAGCGGGTGGACCTGCCGCCGCGCTGGCGGCACGAGGCGCTGTCGGTGCGGCTGGCGCCGCATCACCCGCGCTTCGCCGAGGCGCGGGACCCCGACCTCGTGCTGTGGCTGATCGGCACCCACCACGGCCATGGCCGACCGCTGTTCCCCCACGCCGACGAACGCGATGCGACGGCGCGGACTCTGCCGCTGGCCGGCAACACCATCACATTGCCGGCCGGCCCCGGCCCGCAGTCGCTGGCCTTCGAGCATGACGGGCTCGACTGGGCCGGCCTCTATGAGCGGCTGAAGGCCCGCTACGGCGTGTGGGAACTGGCGCGCTTCGAGGCGGTGCTGCGCCTCGCCGACCACCGCGCCTCGGAGGCCGCGGCCCGCGCCGCCACCGAGGGAGACGCGACATGA
- the csb2 gene encoding type I-G CRISPR-associated protein Csb2, which produces MTLVLEVEFLAGVAFAAVGPDSDRPDWPPQPDRVFSALVASWAARGARADEAEALRWLEARPAPRIVASPAAARSAPASFVPPNDPETGRKGNVAVLPGFRARQPRRFPAARPHDPIVRFVWADADPDHATLAALDALAMDTAYVGHSASLTRCRFRREIEPDAFADARPAQRRVYDGRLAELTAAFEAGRRPSQGARVAPVPVVGAPPRQSVFDSRWLLLEDVDGKMRDIRAAALVAKAIRDTLLDGYGSLGVPRERIPEIVSGHMPDGAPTRVPHLAIVPLAFVGARHADGRVLGFALVPPRGSGLLDDPEFLAALRSKAELIEERGRRIMEVASPEGTPRDRAFRIELSPTLRAERASLEPAPYLGPARTFATVTPIVLDRHLKARGPARRAEIVEQIVAACRNTGLPDPEIITADGATLAAVVPDKHSAFEGAVSAWPSGNAPSWTRWRLPASLASRSLVHAVIRFAEPVAGPVILGAGRFVGLGLLRVLEEEVEP; this is translated from the coding sequence ATGACCCTCGTCCTCGAGGTCGAGTTTCTCGCGGGCGTCGCTTTCGCAGCCGTGGGTCCAGACAGCGACCGGCCCGACTGGCCGCCGCAGCCCGACCGGGTGTTCTCGGCGCTGGTGGCGTCGTGGGCCGCGCGCGGCGCGCGTGCGGACGAGGCCGAGGCGTTGCGCTGGCTGGAAGCGCGGCCGGCACCGCGCATCGTCGCTTCGCCGGCGGCGGCGCGGTCGGCGCCGGCCAGCTTTGTGCCGCCGAATGATCCCGAGACCGGCCGAAAGGGGAACGTCGCCGTACTGCCCGGCTTCCGGGCGCGCCAGCCGCGGCGTTTCCCGGCGGCGCGGCCGCACGATCCAATCGTGCGCTTCGTGTGGGCCGATGCCGATCCCGACCATGCCACTCTTGCCGCGCTCGACGCGCTCGCGATGGATACCGCCTATGTCGGGCATTCGGCCAGCCTCACCCGCTGCCGGTTCCGGCGGGAGATCGAACCCGACGCGTTTGCCGACGCGCGCCCGGCTCAGCGCCGTGTTTATGACGGGCGGCTGGCCGAGCTGACGGCCGCGTTCGAGGCTGGTCGGCGGCCTTCGCAAGGCGCTCGGGTTGCGCCCGTGCCCGTGGTCGGGGCGCCGCCGCGCCAAAGCGTGTTCGACAGCCGCTGGCTGCTGCTCGAGGATGTCGATGGCAAGATGCGGGATATCCGCGCCGCGGCGCTGGTGGCCAAGGCGATCCGCGACACGCTGCTCGACGGCTATGGCAGCCTCGGGGTTCCGCGCGAGCGCATTCCGGAGATCGTCTCGGGCCATATGCCGGACGGTGCGCCGACCCGCGTCCCCCACCTCGCCATCGTACCGCTGGCCTTCGTCGGCGCCCGCCATGCCGATGGCCGCGTCCTCGGCTTCGCGCTGGTGCCGCCGCGCGGCAGCGGCCTCCTCGACGATCCGGAATTTCTCGCCGCCTTGCGGAGCAAGGCCGAGCTGATCGAAGAGCGCGGTCGGCGCATCATGGAGGTCGCATCGCCGGAGGGCACGCCGCGGGACCGGGCATTCCGCATTGAGCTGTCGCCGACCTTGCGCGCCGAGCGCGCCTCGCTGGAGCCTGCGCCCTATCTCGGCCCGGCGCGGACCTTCGCCACGGTGACGCCGATCGTGCTCGACCGTCACCTCAAGGCGCGCGGGCCGGCGCGCCGCGCCGAAATCGTCGAGCAGATCGTCGCCGCCTGCCGCAACACCGGCCTGCCGGACCCTGAGATCATCACTGCGGACGGGGCCACCCTCGCGGCGGTGGTCCCGGACAAGCATTCCGCATTCGAGGGCGCGGTGTCCGCGTGGCCATCCGGCAACGCGCCATCCTGGACGCGCTGGCGCCTGCCGGCGTCCCTCGCCAGCCGGTCGCTGGTTCACGCCGTGATCCGCTTTGCCGAGCCGGTCGCGGGGCCGGTGATCCTCGGGGCCGGACGGTTCGTCGGCCTCGGGCTGCTGCGCGTCCTGGAGGAGGAGGTCGAGCCGTGA
- a CDS encoding type I-G CRISPR-associated protein, Cas3-extension family codes for MIAPAEPTTIHRLDGLEPDNLLAFLALLGLLRALEAVDRAGGAAELRPRAAWDVERPPLRPVLHLARPLTQTEVAEAAAAGVATLASAHEFDGRADLDHPRDVARGLLEAAAASPEGRERADLLAALMSDAAVKDAKDPATAPVDPTPLCLLFGQGHQHFLDRLASVPRTAAPPPRGRGKAAVTLSAADCLNEALFKPWHRDDPTFAFRWDPAEDVRYALLAGDPTDPAYKAGTQHGANRLAAVGIAALTLAPEPRAGRVRPTILGGMSDERGFSFAWPVWRAPATLAAIRALLGHPGLRRPDALAHLGVDHVLVARRISVGKFMNFTRARAEEG; via the coding sequence ATGATCGCCCCGGCCGAGCCCACGACGATCCACCGGCTCGACGGGCTGGAGCCGGACAATTTGCTCGCCTTTCTGGCGCTGCTCGGCCTGCTGCGGGCGCTGGAGGCTGTCGACCGTGCTGGCGGCGCTGCAGAGCTGCGCCCGCGCGCGGCCTGGGACGTCGAGCGCCCGCCGCTGCGCCCGGTGCTGCACCTCGCCCGCCCCCTGACGCAAACCGAAGTGGCCGAGGCCGCTGCCGCCGGTGTCGCGACGCTGGCGTCGGCGCACGAGTTCGACGGCCGGGCCGATCTCGACCATCCGCGTGACGTGGCGCGCGGCCTGCTCGAAGCCGCCGCCGCCAGCCCCGAGGGGCGCGAGCGCGCCGACCTCCTCGCCGCCTTGATGAGCGATGCGGCGGTGAAGGACGCCAAGGACCCCGCAACGGCTCCGGTCGATCCGACGCCGCTGTGCCTGTTGTTCGGCCAGGGCCACCAGCATTTTCTCGACCGGCTCGCCAGCGTGCCGCGCACCGCGGCGCCGCCGCCGCGCGGCCGCGGCAAGGCGGCGGTGACGCTGTCGGCAGCGGACTGCCTGAACGAGGCGCTGTTCAAGCCCTGGCATCGCGACGATCCGACTTTCGCGTTCCGCTGGGATCCGGCCGAGGATGTGCGCTACGCGCTCTTGGCAGGCGATCCCACCGATCCCGCCTACAAGGCCGGCACCCAGCACGGCGCCAACCGGCTGGCGGCGGTCGGCATCGCAGCGCTGACGCTGGCGCCCGAGCCGCGCGCCGGGCGGGTGCGGCCGACGATCCTCGGCGGCATGTCCGACGAGCGCGGCTTCTCCTTCGCTTGGCCGGTGTGGCGCGCGCCCGCCACGCTCGCCGCCATCCGCGCACTGCTCGGCCACCCGGGCCTGCGCCGACCCGACGCGCTCGCCCACCTCGGCGTCGATCACGTGCTGGTGGCGCGGCGCATCTCGGTCGGCAAGTTCATGAATTTCACGCGGGCGCGGGCGGAGGAAGGGTGA
- the cas7g gene encoding type I-G CRISPR-associated RAMP protein Csb1/Cas7g gives MDAATLGRLISDHAALRRRQSLQPVGGRGDKIFPPTYPGEGRNAPPRHVFERRRIDGAEVWCVLVDSVQSQANRLEESLLAAAREGVVKLPYVVVDFRGTGIEGLEEITSLDAPHRVYDAILRDSLLDELPFMKSPLGERLAKAKPENATALLEASPNALLFGAWHSTGEGGGLGAKFARCLTSELVAVNAPADEIADRRSGEFEARTAGRRTGSRIDPLGILRKVEVFKGESGWDVTEAGAGKKAKKVRPSEINHGNIAPSVQPLGVTCDRVEHTMVLGFAALRRLRFGTPERDVAGRTLLAALGILAVLEQDRRGYALRSRCELAPEGAAGLELVRSDGTAEPFGIDQAGARALYAEAFAAAERAGFTFPPAPIRLVPQPKLVAVVRESQRLALVGEGGEAEDEGK, from the coding sequence ATGGACGCTGCAACGCTCGGAAGACTGATATCCGATCACGCGGCTCTGCGGCGGCGGCAAAGTCTGCAGCCGGTCGGCGGGCGTGGGGACAAGATTTTCCCACCGACCTATCCAGGCGAAGGCCGCAACGCTCCGCCCCGCCACGTTTTCGAACGCCGCCGGATCGACGGCGCCGAAGTGTGGTGCGTCCTGGTCGACAGTGTCCAATCGCAGGCCAACAGGCTCGAGGAGAGCCTGCTTGCGGCGGCGCGCGAGGGTGTGGTGAAGCTGCCCTACGTCGTCGTCGACTTCCGCGGCACCGGGATCGAGGGGCTCGAGGAGATCACGTCCCTCGACGCGCCGCACCGGGTCTACGACGCCATCCTGCGCGACAGCCTGCTCGACGAATTGCCGTTCATGAAGAGCCCGCTCGGCGAACGCCTCGCCAAGGCCAAGCCGGAGAATGCGACGGCGCTGCTGGAGGCCTCGCCGAATGCGCTGCTGTTCGGGGCGTGGCATTCGACCGGCGAGGGCGGCGGGCTCGGCGCCAAGTTCGCACGCTGCCTGACCTCGGAATTGGTGGCGGTGAATGCGCCGGCGGACGAGATCGCTGACCGGCGGTCGGGCGAATTCGAAGCCCGCACCGCCGGCCGGCGGACCGGCAGCCGCATCGATCCGCTCGGCATCCTGCGCAAGGTCGAGGTGTTCAAGGGCGAGAGCGGCTGGGACGTCACCGAGGCCGGCGCCGGCAAGAAGGCCAAGAAGGTTCGGCCCTCGGAGATCAACCACGGCAACATCGCGCCCTCTGTCCAGCCGCTCGGCGTCACCTGCGACCGCGTCGAGCACACGATGGTGCTCGGCTTCGCGGCGCTCCGCCGCCTGCGGTTCGGCACGCCGGAACGCGATGTTGCCGGGCGGACGCTGCTCGCCGCGCTCGGCATCCTCGCGGTGCTGGAGCAGGACCGGCGCGGCTATGCGCTGCGGTCGCGCTGCGAACTGGCGCCGGAGGGGGCCGCCGGCCTGGAGTTGGTGCGCTCGGACGGCACTGCGGAGCCGTTCGGGATCGACCAGGCCGGCGCCCGCGCGCTCTATGCGGAGGCCTTCGCGGCGGCCGAGCGCGCCGGCTTCACGTTTCCACCGGCCCCGATCCGTCTCGTGCCTCAGCCCAAGCTCGTCGCCGTCGTGCGCGAGAGCCAGCGCCTCGCGCTGGTCGGGGAGGGCGGCGAGGCGGAGGACGAGGGCAAATGA
- the cas4g/cas1g gene encoding CRISPR-associated endonuclease Cas4g/Cas1g, with protein sequence MSPSDTRSDPPAGSTPGDDVAKPSRPAARQGELALFAPPAATDEMLVPARMVNEWTYCPRLAVLEWGRGEWAGNADTAAGRRAHKATETGAAPALPEPEALPDDRTLKTRRLLLASERLGLTAELDVIEADDGCVVPVDIKTGKRPHVAEGAYLPERVQVCVQALLLREAGYVCDEGALWFADSRERVRVELTDELIATALRAASDLRLTVASGRLPPPLDHSPKCVRCSLLPICLPDEVNWFRKGAIARTPPPAATPALPLYVQTPGARVTKKDFALVVQVEGEADRAVPLDEVSELVLAGPVSLTTPAVHELLRRDVPVAWMSSGFWYLGSTGPQGPRSAAVRTAQYAFAADEARRLVFARELVAAKIRNSRTILRRNWRGEDGERGPLLDRLALLADRTARAETAAALLGIEGEAAALYFRALPKLFTEGVAALPAFAFERRNRRPPADPVNACLSLLYAVLTRTFASAISVAGLDPWKGVYHVERPGRPALALDLIEPFRPVLADSAVLMALNNGELAPDDFVSAAGGCNLKPKARRALIAAYERRLDQETTHPAFGYQVSMRRLIQIQARLFARFVSGEIPRYPHYVPR encoded by the coding sequence ATGTCTCCGTCCGATACGCGCTCCGATCCGCCGGCGGGGTCCACGCCCGGCGATGATGTCGCCAAGCCGTCTCGTCCCGCCGCCCGTCAGGGCGAGCTGGCGTTGTTTGCGCCGCCGGCCGCCACCGACGAGATGCTGGTGCCGGCGCGCATGGTCAATGAATGGACCTACTGCCCGCGCCTCGCCGTGCTGGAATGGGGCCGCGGCGAGTGGGCCGGCAATGCCGACACCGCCGCCGGCCGCCGCGCCCACAAGGCGACCGAGACCGGCGCCGCCCCCGCGCTGCCCGAACCCGAGGCGCTGCCCGACGACCGCACGCTCAAGACCCGCCGGCTTCTGCTCGCCTCCGAGCGGCTGGGCCTCACCGCCGAACTTGATGTCATCGAGGCCGACGACGGCTGCGTGGTGCCGGTCGACATCAAGACCGGCAAGCGGCCGCACGTCGCCGAGGGCGCGTATCTGCCCGAGCGCGTGCAGGTGTGCGTGCAGGCGCTGCTGCTGCGCGAGGCGGGCTATGTGTGCGATGAGGGCGCGCTGTGGTTCGCCGACAGCCGCGAGCGGGTGCGCGTGGAGCTGACCGACGAGCTGATCGCCACGGCGCTGCGCGCCGCCTCCGACCTGCGGTTGACGGTGGCGTCGGGCCGTCTGCCGCCGCCGCTCGATCATTCGCCCAAATGCGTGCGCTGCTCGCTGCTGCCGATCTGCCTGCCCGACGAGGTCAACTGGTTTCGCAAGGGCGCGATCGCCCGCACGCCGCCGCCGGCCGCGACGCCCGCTTTGCCGCTCTACGTCCAGACGCCGGGCGCGCGGGTGACCAAGAAGGACTTCGCCCTGGTCGTGCAGGTCGAGGGCGAGGCCGACCGCGCGGTGCCGCTCGACGAGGTGTCGGAACTGGTGCTGGCCGGGCCCGTCTCGCTCACCACGCCGGCCGTGCACGAGCTGCTGCGCCGCGACGTGCCGGTGGCGTGGATGTCGTCGGGCTTCTGGTATCTCGGCTCCACCGGCCCGCAGGGGCCGCGGAGCGCCGCCGTGCGCACCGCGCAATATGCGTTCGCCGCCGACGAGGCGCGCCGGCTTGTGTTCGCGCGTGAGCTTGTCGCTGCCAAGATTCGCAATTCGCGCACCATTTTGCGACGCAACTGGCGCGGCGAGGATGGCGAGCGCGGCCCGCTGCTCGACCGCTTGGCCCTGCTCGCCGACCGCACCGCGCGCGCCGAGACCGCAGCCGCGCTGCTCGGCATTGAGGGCGAGGCGGCGGCGCTCTATTTCCGCGCGCTGCCGAAGCTGTTCACCGAGGGTGTTGCGGCGCTGCCGGCGTTTGCCTTCGAGCGGCGCAACCGCCGCCCGCCCGCCGATCCGGTCAACGCCTGCCTGTCGCTGCTCTATGCGGTGCTGACGCGCACGTTCGCCTCGGCAATCTCGGTCGCCGGGCTCGATCCATGGAAGGGCGTCTATCATGTCGAGCGGCCGGGGCGCCCCGCGCTGGCGCTCGACCTCATCGAGCCGTTCCGGCCGGTGCTGGCCGATTCCGCCGTGCTGATGGCGCTCAACAATGGCGAACTGGCGCCGGACGATTTCGTCTCCGCCGCCGGCGGCTGCAATCTGAAGCCCAAGGCGCGGCGCGCGCTGATCGCCGCCTACGAGCGCCGGCTCGACCAGGAGACCACGCATCCGGCGTTCGGCTACCAGGTGTCGATGCGCCGGCTGATCCAGATCCAGGCCCGGCTGTTCGCGCGCTTCGTCTCGGGCGAAATCCCGCGCTATCCGCATTACGTGCCCCGGTGA
- a CDS encoding helix-turn-helix transcriptional regulator encodes MRWEKAADLVRLARLLAGSAEGLTLDEMAMELGVSRRTAERMRDGVSLIFGALEERDDGRMRRFRLAGGLDRFLTAPTAVEMAELKHAAKLIGMNAPDRAAHLRSLYEKIATRLRSHERFRLETDVEALMRAEALARQVGPRPRIEETLLSALRDALLRERAVRFSYGGETSNRRRHTVVPYGLLFGQHAYLVGASIKKTKPVLWRLDRVSAMELTDQVARPPEDFDLDAFANISFGTYQEEPVDIVLRFSPEAAPDAKTFVFHPTQSVTDDLDGSTVVRFRAGGLLEIVNHLFTWGSTVTVIAPAELRQMMCDRLRTAFEHHREC; translated from the coding sequence ATGCGGTGGGAAAAGGCCGCGGATTTGGTTCGCCTCGCCCGCCTCTTGGCTGGCAGTGCGGAAGGGTTGACCCTCGACGAGATGGCAATGGAACTCGGCGTCTCGCGTCGAACCGCCGAGCGCATGCGTGATGGTGTCAGCTTGATTTTCGGAGCCCTGGAGGAGCGCGACGATGGCCGCATGCGCCGGTTCCGCCTGGCCGGCGGGCTCGACCGTTTCCTGACAGCCCCCACGGCGGTAGAGATGGCCGAGTTGAAACATGCTGCCAAACTGATCGGGATGAATGCCCCCGATCGTGCCGCGCATCTGCGCTCTCTCTATGAGAAAATCGCGACCCGGCTGCGCTCGCACGAGAGATTCCGTCTCGAAACGGATGTCGAAGCGCTGATGCGGGCCGAGGCCCTGGCGCGTCAGGTCGGGCCGCGACCGCGGATCGAAGAAACGCTGCTGTCCGCTTTGCGAGATGCGCTGCTCCGAGAGCGCGCCGTGCGCTTCAGTTACGGCGGCGAGACCTCGAACCGGCGACGGCATACCGTCGTTCCATACGGCCTGCTCTTTGGACAGCATGCCTATCTTGTCGGGGCGAGCATCAAGAAGACGAAGCCAGTTCTGTGGCGCCTCGACCGTGTGTCCGCGATGGAACTCACCGATCAGGTCGCCCGGCCACCCGAAGACTTTGATCTTGATGCGTTCGCCAACATTTCATTCGGAACCTATCAGGAAGAGCCGGTTGACATCGTGCTCCGCTTCTCACCGGAAGCCGCGCCGGATGCGAAGACCTTCGTCTTCCATCCGACACAGTCGGTCACGGACGATCTCGACGGCAGCACGGTCGTTCGCTTCCGGGCCGGCGGCCTCCTCGAAATAGTCAACCACCTGTTCACGTGGGGCAGCACCGTCACTGTCATCGCGCCGGCGGAACTCAGGCAGATGATGTGCGACAGACTGCGGACGGCCTTCGAGCATCACCGTGAATGCTGA